One genomic window of Candidatus Nitrospira inopinata includes the following:
- a CDS encoding GNAT family N-acetyltransferase has product MEALDDHDARRPTLAVSLAKSPIDVRQAQQLRHRVFAEECGARLPLGSPGVDEDEFDSFCDHLIVRDVRQDMVVGTYRILTAWKAREVGRFYSESEFDLSNLKPLAPRLVEVGRSCIHPDYRQGAVITLLWAGLAQYMIAGGYEYLMGCASISLADGGAQATATYLHLRETCMSPGYWRVVPHRPYPIGVRTSVGKPTLPPLVKGYVRLGAFICGEPAWDEQFNTADLLMLLPLSRMDSRYARHFLGTSCQALAPAV; this is encoded by the coding sequence ATGGAAGCACTCGACGACCACGATGCTCGGCGCCCCACCCTCGCGGTATCCCTGGCCAAGTCTCCGATCGACGTGCGTCAAGCCCAACAGCTTCGGCACCGGGTTTTCGCCGAGGAATGCGGAGCGCGGCTCCCGCTCGGCTCGCCGGGTGTTGACGAAGATGAGTTCGACTCTTTTTGCGATCATCTGATCGTGCGCGACGTCCGACAAGACATGGTCGTGGGGACGTATCGCATCCTGACCGCTTGGAAGGCACGAGAAGTCGGCCGGTTCTACTCCGAATCCGAATTCGACTTGAGCAACTTGAAGCCGCTGGCTCCGCGCCTGGTCGAAGTCGGCCGTTCGTGCATCCATCCCGACTATCGCCAGGGCGCCGTCATCACGCTGCTCTGGGCCGGACTGGCGCAATACATGATCGCCGGCGGGTACGAATATCTGATGGGCTGCGCCAGCATCAGCCTCGCCGACGGCGGAGCGCAGGCGACCGCAACCTATCTGCACCTTCGCGAGACCTGCATGAGCCCCGGCTACTGGCGCGTCGTCCCCCACCGCCCCTATCCCATCGGCGTCAGAACGTCGGTCGGAAAACCGACCTTGCCTCCGTTGGTGAAAGGCTACGTGCGCCTGGGCGCCTTTATTTGCGGAGAGCCCGCATGGGACGAGCAATTCAACACCGCCGACTTGCTGATGTTGCTGCCTCTTTCGCGAATGGATTCGCGGTACGCCCGCCATTTTCTGGGAACGTCATGCCAAGCGCTCGCACCGGCTGTCTGA
- a CDS encoding response regulator transcription factor, with protein sequence MTSRTPKKILIVEDEPDIVRLVKLYLENGGFRTTVAQSGVEALTLVKSDKPDLVILDLMLPEMDGVEVCKRLRNAPETALLPIMMLTAKSEESDTIIGLELGADDYVTKPFSPKALVARVKALFRRLERADDHPQSFFRFGPLVLDPIRHEVTVNDKEVSLTAKEFGLLEQLLRHPGRVLTRDILLNAVWGYNYYGTTRTVDVHVRRLKLKIPLLNEAIVSIKSLGYKLVDQ encoded by the coding sequence ATGACGAGCCGAACGCCGAAGAAAATACTCATCGTCGAGGATGAACCGGACATCGTCCGGCTTGTGAAGCTCTATCTGGAGAACGGGGGATTTCGCACGACCGTCGCGCAATCCGGCGTCGAGGCCCTCACGCTCGTGAAGTCCGACAAGCCGGATCTCGTGATCCTCGATCTCATGCTTCCCGAAATGGACGGAGTCGAGGTTTGCAAAAGACTTCGCAACGCCCCCGAGACCGCGCTCCTTCCGATCATGATGCTGACCGCCAAATCCGAGGAATCCGATACGATCATCGGGCTGGAGCTGGGCGCCGACGACTACGTGACGAAACCGTTCAGTCCCAAGGCGCTGGTCGCCAGAGTCAAGGCGCTTTTTCGGCGTCTTGAACGAGCGGACGACCATCCGCAATCGTTTTTCCGCTTCGGTCCGCTCGTCCTGGATCCGATCCGTCACGAAGTCACCGTGAACGACAAAGAGGTGTCGCTCACCGCCAAAGAATTCGGCTTGCTCGAGCAGCTCTTGCGCCATCCGGGCCGCGTGTTGACGCGCGACATCCTGCTCAACGCCGTATGGGGCTACAACTATTACGGCACGACAAGAACCGTGGACGTGCACGTCCGCCGCCTCAAGCTGAAAATCCCCCTGTTGAACGAGGCCATCGTCTCCATCAAGTCTTTGGGCTACAAGCTCGTCGATCAATAG
- a CDS encoding CYTH and CHAD domain-containing protein produces the protein MVEREIKFTVGPDFRLPPALGTPRQPKLIVSTYYDTPSYDLTHAGITLRYRVERGKRAWQLKLPLCDDRQEVEIVGRHPIPPPTLLDLLVLHLRQRRLVPLVTLRVRRAGMVVRRKRRPIAEVSLDAVTVVKDGHIILRFRELEVESLKADEEEMRDVARLVRRAGARDHDGRPKLFRALSLPAPESAEPPEADAPIVDHLKWTLIRHVRWLTAHDPGARLGTESESLHQMRVAARRLRSVLRAARPILPHDWNESLAEELSWLGECLGQARDLDVQIAYFQEEIGRLDAPDRKPLAQFVAHLRSKRAQAQQAVLSELNSARYFDLVHRLEQAAHDPPVVEAATPETLQTLAKREFKKLRKAVRHIGPKPNDAALHAVRIKTKRARYAAELALWSAGKPAARFIKQARAVQDVLGAYQDSVTAESYIRSFFKQSSGDRAAFVAGRLIERQRQRRELLRDELPELLNTLLKRGKRAWL, from the coding sequence ATGGTCGAGCGCGAAATCAAATTCACGGTCGGTCCCGATTTTCGCCTGCCGCCTGCCTTAGGGACTCCCCGGCAGCCCAAGTTGATCGTCTCCACCTATTACGACACGCCCTCATATGATTTGACCCACGCGGGCATCACGCTGCGCTATCGAGTGGAGCGAGGAAAGCGGGCCTGGCAGCTCAAGCTTCCCCTGTGCGACGACCGGCAGGAAGTCGAGATCGTCGGTCGGCATCCTATTCCCCCGCCGACGTTGCTCGACCTGCTTGTGCTGCACCTCAGGCAACGCCGGCTTGTTCCGCTTGTCACCCTGCGCGTCCGACGAGCCGGCATGGTCGTGCGACGAAAGCGACGTCCCATCGCCGAGGTGTCGCTCGACGCCGTGACGGTGGTCAAGGACGGCCACATCATCCTGCGGTTTCGGGAGCTCGAAGTTGAATCGCTCAAGGCCGACGAAGAGGAGATGCGCGACGTCGCGCGTCTCGTTCGTCGAGCCGGCGCCCGCGATCACGACGGGCGGCCGAAGCTGTTTCGCGCCCTGTCGCTCCCTGCGCCTGAATCGGCCGAGCCGCCGGAGGCCGACGCGCCGATCGTGGATCACCTCAAGTGGACGTTGATCCGGCACGTCCGCTGGCTGACGGCCCACGATCCCGGCGCCAGGCTCGGGACGGAGAGCGAGAGTCTCCATCAAATGCGGGTGGCCGCCAGGCGGCTGCGTTCCGTGCTTCGCGCCGCCCGCCCCATCCTTCCGCACGACTGGAACGAATCGCTGGCGGAGGAACTGTCCTGGCTCGGCGAATGCCTGGGGCAAGCCCGTGACCTTGATGTGCAAATCGCCTATTTTCAGGAAGAAATCGGCCGATTGGACGCGCCCGACCGCAAACCGCTGGCGCAATTCGTGGCGCATCTGCGGTCGAAACGGGCGCAGGCTCAACAGGCGGTGCTGAGCGAATTGAACAGCGCGCGGTATTTCGACCTCGTTCATCGGCTCGAACAGGCCGCTCACGATCCGCCGGTCGTGGAGGCCGCGACGCCCGAAACGCTCCAAACGCTCGCCAAACGGGAATTCAAAAAGCTTCGGAAAGCCGTGCGGCACATCGGACCGAAGCCGAACGACGCGGCCCTCCACGCCGTCCGCATCAAGACCAAGCGCGCGCGCTACGCCGCCGAGTTGGCCCTTTGGTCGGCGGGCAAGCCGGCGGCCCGGTTCATCAAACAGGCGCGGGCGGTTCAGGACGTGCTGGGCGCCTATCAGGACTCCGTGACCGCGGAGTCCTACATCCGTTCGTTCTTCAAACAATCGAGCGGCGACCGGGCGGCCTTCGTGGCGGGAAGGCTGATCGAACGCCAGCGCCAACGACGAGAGTTGCTCCGCGATGAACTGCCGGAGCTGCTCAACACCCTCCTCAAGCGGGGGAAGCGGGCATGGCTCTGA
- a CDS encoding outer membrane beta-barrel protein: MRSVQQVIVAVVGALGILILDGGREARAEWYVAGYGGYSTGGDFNDVTMPLRGERLARQQFPQADEPLNSLGRGTLYQQFTTSDISLKSAAMYGGKVGYFFNDMKLPWLGVEAEVFTTTPDIKAQKLDTSHQVTYQPNTPAPATDCAQIGPPPNCPASVSSKSRLALNESDLRVITFALNLIARYPGSVVQPYVGVGVGAFYFLSSGQIDGRQFVPGLNAQFGLKYLATQHWALFAEGKYNLAHVSTLDQTFGISGLYSIFHVAAGAAYHF; the protein is encoded by the coding sequence TTGAGATCCGTCCAGCAGGTGATAGTGGCAGTGGTGGGGGCCCTCGGCATTCTGATCCTGGACGGAGGCCGCGAGGCACGGGCCGAATGGTACGTGGCGGGCTATGGGGGCTATAGTACCGGCGGGGATTTCAACGACGTGACCATGCCCTTGAGGGGCGAACGGCTGGCCAGGCAGCAATTTCCTCAAGCCGATGAGCCGCTCAACTCCCTCGGGCGAGGCACCCTCTATCAGCAGTTCACCACCTCCGACATCTCCCTCAAGAGTGCCGCCATGTACGGGGGCAAAGTCGGATACTTTTTTAATGACATGAAACTGCCGTGGCTCGGCGTGGAAGCGGAAGTGTTCACGACCACACCGGACATCAAGGCGCAGAAGCTCGATACCTCCCACCAGGTCACCTATCAGCCGAACACGCCCGCACCAGCAACGGACTGTGCGCAGATCGGGCCTCCGCCCAACTGCCCCGCCTCCGTGAGCAGCAAATCACGGCTAGCTTTGAACGAGTCGGATCTTCGTGTCATCACCTTTGCCTTGAATCTGATCGCCCGCTACCCCGGCTCGGTCGTTCAACCCTACGTCGGCGTCGGCGTCGGCGCATTTTATTTCCTGAGTTCCGGTCAAATCGATGGCCGGCAATTCGTGCCGGGCCTCAACGCCCAGTTCGGCCTCAAATACTTGGCGACCCAGCATTGGGCCCTGTTTGCCGAGGGGAAATACAATCTGGCCCACGTCAGCACACTTGATCAAACGTTCGGGATCAGCGGCCTGTACAGCATTTTTCACGTCGCGGCGGGAGCGGCCTATCACTTCTGA